The Vicia villosa cultivar HV-30 ecotype Madison, WI linkage group LG1, Vvil1.0, whole genome shotgun sequence genome includes a region encoding these proteins:
- the LOC131654179 gene encoding uncharacterized protein LOC131654179, with translation MSASFSNSQVADINLRKAIIDVPSSLNANLGSKESQTSHAPSSEGPSVYKGNSSNPVLDKFREGSRYVDEAISRLVNRVLREDIPVAGITRPLAQIVPPTIIEEKEQSPMINSSNTNDSNNNLHKIGAINWVPTNHTSKVAVGLGKYLYVVGTRTNFDYGTYIFYQIVRHTSTNATKMPVAFPSLICGVVISQHPGILLGTDMACKRESSLSLHEKLFAGKHVANLILTSTEKRLPATGDTIIALEDICKDLDKIISTSTMRKLDIEKLIKSLEQAEKIGTSTTTKEADDAQNSNDYVEGNTTASDSDDGDYVSSSDEEE, from the coding sequence ATGTCGGCTTCTTTCTCTAATAGTCAGGTTGCAGACATCAATCTTAGAAAGGCGATTATTGATGTCCCCTCATCCTTGAACGCTAACTTGGGATCGAAGGAATCCCAAACCTCTCATGCACCAAGCTCTGAAGGACCCTCTGTCTATAAAGGTAATTCCTCTAATCCTGTTCTTGATAAATTCAGAGAAGGGAGTAGATATGTTGATGAGGCTATTAGCCGTCTAGTTAATAGAGTGCTGCGTGAGGATATTCCTGTGGCTGGGATTACTCGTCCTCTTGCACAGATTGTTCCCCCCACCATTATTGAGGAAAAGGAGCAATCACCTATGATCAATTCCTCCAATACTAATGACAGTAATAACAATCTGCACAAAATTGGAGCTATAAATTGGGTTCCTACCAATCACACTTCAAAAGTGGCAGTAGGATTAGGAAAGTACCTGTATGTGGTTGGCACTAGAACTAACTTCGACTATGGTACTTATATTTTTTATCAGATTGTGAGACATACATCTACAAATGCTACCAAGATGCCTGTAGCATTTCCTTCTTTGATTTGTGGTGTTGTAATCAGTCAACATCCTGGTATTCTGCTAGGAACTGATATGGCTTGCAAGAGAGAATCCTCGCTATCTCTTCATGAAAAACTTTTTGCAGGGAAACATGTTGCAAATCTTATCTTAACATCTACAGAGAAAAGGCTACCCGCCACTGGTGATACCATTATAGCTCTGGAGGATATTTGTAAGGACTTGGATAAGATCATTTCTACCAGCACCATGAGGAAGCTTGACATTGAAAAGCTTATCAAAAGTCTTGAGCAAGCTGAAAAAATCGGGACTAGCACAACAACTAAAGAAGCAGATGATGCACAAAACTCTAATGATTATGTGGAGGGAAATACAACTGCTTCTGATAGTGATGATGGTGATTATGTTTCCAGTTCTGATGAGGAAGAATAA